The Sinomicrobium kalidii genome contains a region encoding:
- a CDS encoding patatin-like phospholipase family protein produces MKKHVFLFLLSMTVICGYTQENNPEDVKVGLVLSGGGAKGLAHIGALKVIEEAGVRVDYVGGTSMGAIIGALYASGYTASQLDSIFHVVDFNELIQDNVPRSARTFYEKKNSERYALTLPFDNFKISFPRALSKGQNVYNLLVKLLYHVNDVEDFSKLPIPFFCIATNVETGEPVVLDKGYLPEAILASGSFPSLFNPGEIGDDVLIDGGVVNNYPIDELKALGAEVVVGIDVQDALADRDELNSAADILLQINNYRTVNDMKKKAKQTDVYIKPDIKDFTVVSFDEGPRIIANGEVAARKQIGELKALAARQTTPPRSLHIPVRDTVEINGLTLEGNDKYSRAYIKGKLRFTTSGKVPFTKLDQGMANLSATNNFESIRYRFVKDDEGEHSMLMKLQENKRTMLLRFGVHYDALYKSAALINITKKQFLFDDDVLSLDMILGDNLRYNLEYYLDKGFYWSFGFRSSYNRFTTDVDAEFLEETEQQPPVEGLNTIGAKLSDLTNQAYLQTVFREEFSVGAGLEHKRLEIESETISQGDGQKAVFENSDFYSTYGFMKLDTYDNRYFPRKGLYFDGDFHFYFASSDYNNNFDGFSIAKAKMGFAMPLYRNLSFNLSTEGGFKIGKSDVETLGFFLGGYGNDLINNFTPFLGYDFISFGGDSYVKGTATVDYEFMRKNHLNFTANMANAGNGIFEDGEWITSPTYTGYAIGYGLETFVGPIELKYSWSPERGKGLWFFNLGFWF; encoded by the coding sequence ATGAAAAAGCATGTATTCCTGTTCCTGCTGAGCATGACCGTTATATGCGGATATACACAGGAAAACAATCCGGAAGACGTTAAGGTAGGCCTGGTACTGAGTGGTGGTGGTGCTAAAGGGCTGGCGCATATCGGGGCGTTAAAGGTCATCGAGGAAGCCGGGGTGCGTGTAGACTATGTAGGGGGGACCAGTATGGGGGCCATTATCGGGGCGTTGTATGCTTCGGGATATACGGCCAGCCAACTCGATTCCATTTTTCACGTGGTGGACTTTAACGAACTTATCCAGGATAATGTACCCCGTTCCGCCCGTACCTTTTACGAAAAGAAAAATTCGGAACGCTATGCACTTACCCTGCCGTTCGACAATTTCAAAATATCATTTCCAAGGGCATTGTCCAAGGGGCAGAATGTATATAACCTGCTGGTAAAATTGCTGTATCACGTGAATGACGTAGAAGATTTCAGCAAATTACCCATACCGTTTTTTTGTATTGCCACTAATGTAGAAACGGGAGAGCCGGTGGTACTGGACAAGGGGTATCTGCCCGAAGCCATTCTGGCCAGCGGTTCGTTTCCGTCCCTGTTCAACCCGGGCGAGATCGGGGATGATGTGCTTATTGACGGAGGCGTGGTCAATAACTATCCCATAGATGAACTAAAGGCCCTCGGGGCAGAGGTAGTGGTGGGTATTGATGTACAGGATGCCCTGGCAGACCGGGATGAGTTAAATTCCGCTGCGGATATACTGTTGCAGATCAACAATTACCGTACGGTAAATGACATGAAGAAAAAAGCCAAACAGACAGATGTTTACATTAAGCCCGATATCAAGGATTTTACGGTAGTATCCTTTGACGAAGGGCCACGGATCATAGCCAATGGCGAAGTGGCTGCCAGGAAACAAATAGGTGAACTGAAGGCGCTGGCTGCCCGGCAGACTACCCCACCGCGATCCCTGCACATTCCGGTGCGGGACACTGTAGAGATCAACGGGCTTACCCTGGAAGGAAATGACAAGTACTCCAGGGCATATATTAAAGGAAAACTGCGGTTTACAACCTCAGGGAAAGTGCCTTTTACCAAGCTGGACCAGGGGATGGCCAATTTATCGGCTACCAATAATTTTGAAAGTATCAGGTACAGGTTCGTGAAGGACGATGAAGGCGAGCACAGTATGTTGATGAAACTCCAGGAAAATAAAAGGACCATGCTTCTCCGGTTCGGAGTGCATTACGATGCGCTGTACAAAAGTGCGGCCCTGATCAATATCACCAAAAAACAATTCCTCTTCGATGATGATGTATTGTCTCTCGATATGATACTGGGAGACAACCTCCGGTACAACCTGGAGTATTACCTGGACAAGGGGTTTTACTGGAGTTTTGGTTTCCGGTCATCCTATAACAGGTTTACCACCGATGTCGATGCGGAATTTCTCGAAGAAACAGAACAACAGCCACCGGTAGAGGGACTGAATACCATCGGTGCAAAATTATCGGACCTGACTAACCAGGCCTATCTGCAAACGGTGTTCCGGGAAGAATTTTCCGTAGGTGCCGGGCTGGAGCATAAACGTCTGGAGATAGAGTCGGAGACCATATCGCAGGGAGACGGTCAAAAGGCGGTATTTGAAAACAGTGACTTTTACAGCACTTACGGCTTTATGAAATTAGATACCTACGACAACCGTTATTTTCCGAGAAAAGGGCTGTATTTTGACGGCGATTTCCACTTTTATTTTGCTTCTTCCGATTACAATAACAATTTTGACGGGTTTTCCATTGCCAAGGCAAAAATGGGTTTCGCCATGCCGTTGTACAGAAACCTTTCGTTTAACCTTTCCACCGAAGGCGGTTTTAAGATCGGAAAAAGTGATGTGGAAACCCTGGGCTTTTTCCTGGGCGGATACGGCAATGACCTCATTAATAATTTTACTCCTTTTCTGGGCTACGATTTTATCAGTTTCGGAGGGGACAGCTATGTCAAGGGAACAGCTACCGTAGACTATGAGTTTATGCGGAAAAACCACCTGAACTTTACAGCCAATATGGCGAACGCAGGCAATGGTATTTTTGAGGATGGTGAATGGATTACCTCACCTACCTATACCGGCTATGCCATAGGCTACGGACTGGAAACCTTTGTAGGCCCCATTGAACTGAAGTATTCCTGGTCGCCGGAGCGGGGGAAGGGGCTTTGGTTCTTTAATCTCGGTTTTTGGTTTTAG
- a CDS encoding four helix bundle protein — protein MENYRYDLEERLIRFSVDVILACGKLEGGFASQHLSKQLIRSTTSVALNYGEAQSAESKRDFLHKMKVCLKELRESLINLKIQERSEIDYRYRNVEKAFKGK, from the coding sequence ATGGAAAATTATAGGTACGATTTAGAAGAGAGATTAATTCGGTTTTCAGTTGATGTTATTTTGGCGTGTGGAAAGCTTGAAGGAGGTTTTGCTTCGCAACACTTGTCAAAACAATTAATTCGGTCCACGACATCAGTGGCGTTAAATTATGGAGAGGCCCAAAGTGCTGAATCCAAAAGGGATTTTTTGCATAAAATGAAAGTTTGTCTTAAGGAATTAAGGGAATCGTTGATAAACCTGAAGATACAAGAAAGGAGCGAAATTGATTACAGATATAGAAATGTTGAAAAGGCTTTTAAAGGAAAATAA
- a CDS encoding cytochrome P450 yields the protein MKHINTTFLQSETADPFGFYTRMRDKHPVYYDGKNKVWAVYGYRDCEFFLKSGVVEIPRKGMGREEEKLWNKYAREIRENLVRRSDPPEHGLRKAATKDLVKQMQPVNVTEVLDGLLKAADTGKLQWAETIAGILPLTVLLKSFRLRNDDIDFIISHMHVVKLYMTGTSGIEEVHRLNAFSEKVYPLIKNHFRSVYPGRVLGEVHVSNLMGLCIQSYDAMRGLLGNSLLQYLYRKNPAEEKQADYFRKLVVETLRFDPVFHNTRRILTEDVECGGCFLKKGDELLLVLASANRDASVFDNGATFDINRGNNGEYLSFSSGIHRCPADHFSVALASETLHYMASRYHGIELLQPEITYEPLVNARIPHNINLKLTI from the coding sequence ATGAAGCATATCAACACCACCTTCTTGCAATCGGAAACAGCCGATCCTTTTGGATTTTACACCCGGATGCGGGATAAACATCCTGTATATTACGACGGGAAAAACAAGGTCTGGGCCGTATATGGGTATCGTGATTGTGAATTTTTCCTGAAAAGCGGTGTGGTAGAAATACCTCGAAAGGGGATGGGAAGAGAGGAGGAGAAGCTATGGAACAAATATGCACGGGAGATAAGGGAAAACCTGGTCCGCAGGAGTGATCCTCCGGAACATGGTTTGCGGAAAGCGGCAACAAAAGACCTTGTAAAACAGATGCAGCCCGTAAATGTTACGGAAGTCCTTGACGGATTACTGAAAGCGGCTGATACGGGAAAACTGCAATGGGCCGAAACAATAGCGGGGATATTGCCCCTCACCGTTTTGCTGAAAAGTTTCCGGCTCAGAAATGACGATATTGATTTTATAATATCGCATATGCATGTGGTGAAACTTTATATGACTGGTACTTCAGGTATTGAAGAGGTACATCGGTTAAATGCATTTTCGGAAAAGGTATACCCGCTGATTAAAAACCATTTCCGATCTGTGTATCCCGGTCGGGTTCTTGGTGAGGTGCATGTTTCCAATCTTATGGGCCTGTGTATTCAAAGTTATGACGCCATGCGGGGGCTTTTGGGCAATTCGCTTTTGCAGTACCTGTACAGAAAAAACCCTGCGGAAGAAAAACAGGCTGATTATTTCCGGAAGCTGGTAGTGGAAACACTGCGGTTCGACCCGGTTTTTCACAATACCCGAAGAATATTGACGGAAGATGTGGAGTGCGGCGGATGTTTCCTGAAAAAAGGGGATGAACTTCTGCTGGTCCTGGCATCGGCTAACAGGGATGCTTCGGTTTTTGACAATGGGGCTACATTCGATATCAACCGGGGAAATAACGGGGAATATCTGTCTTTTAGTTCCGGGATACACCGTTGTCCCGCCGATCATTTTTCTGTTGCCCTGGCTTCGGAGACACTGCATTACATGGCATCCCGGTATCACGGGATCGAACTATTACAACCGGAGATCACTTATGAACCCCTGGTCAATGCCAGGATACCGCATAATATAAACCTGAAACTGACAATATAA
- a CDS encoding ArsR/SmtB family transcription factor produces MTFEDQYKHIISLLGEPVRALMLWHLLDGRAYTAGELAVCTDITPQSASNHLQKLLSGRLLVVEKQGRHRYYRIASPEVAYVVESIANLIPPEDRKSAKQSVPVSGQRYARTCYDHLAGRAGVVLSEALLARKILIPGNGTFTVSREGKAWFLQLDIDVDMLRNKKRSFARPCLDWSERKHHLAGALGAALLDSMIALQWLRKKQGSREVVITSEGKSKLYELLKVNL; encoded by the coding sequence ATGACTTTCGAAGATCAGTATAAGCATATCATTTCCCTGCTGGGTGAACCTGTCCGTGCCTTAATGCTCTGGCATTTGCTGGACGGCAGGGCCTACACGGCGGGCGAACTGGCCGTTTGTACCGACATTACCCCGCAATCGGCAAGCAATCACCTGCAAAAGCTTTTATCGGGCAGACTCCTGGTTGTGGAAAAACAGGGGAGGCACCGTTATTACCGGATCGCTTCTCCGGAGGTGGCCTATGTAGTGGAATCCATTGCCAACCTGATCCCTCCGGAAGACCGGAAATCTGCAAAGCAGTCCGTTCCCGTATCCGGGCAGAGGTATGCCAGGACCTGCTACGATCACCTGGCCGGAAGAGCCGGGGTTGTACTGAGCGAAGCCCTGCTTGCAAGAAAGATATTGATCCCCGGCAACGGTACTTTTACCGTTTCCCGGGAAGGGAAAGCCTGGTTTTTACAACTGGATATAGATGTGGATATGCTCCGCAATAAAAAACGTTCGTTTGCAAGGCCGTGCCTGGACTGGAGCGAAAGAAAGCATCATCTGGCCGGAGCACTGGGCGCCGCCCTTCTGGACAGCATGATCGCATTACAATGGCTGCGGAAAAAGCAGGGATCACGTGAAGTGGTCATCACTTCCGAAGGAAAATCAAAGCTGTATGAGTTACTGAAAGTCAACCTCTGA
- the uvrC gene encoding excinuclease ABC subunit UvrC translates to MSTTSVEILLQTLPNGPGVYQFYDKDGKILYVGKAKNLKKRVSSYFYKKHEYGKTRVLVKKVADIKHIVVPTETDALLLENNLIKKYQPRYNVLLKDDKSYPWICIKKERFPRIFSTRRVIKDGSEYFGPYTSMKTIRTLLELIKGLYPLRTCNYDLSEAKITAGKYKVCLEYHLGNCKGPCEGLQSEGEYEAQVRAIREIIKGNFKDSLQSFRARMKAFADDMQFEEAQKIKEKIEILENYQAKSTIVNPKISNVDVFSVVSDESYGYVNFLQLSYGAIIRAHTIEMKKKLQETDEELLELAITEIRQRFHSQSREVYVPFPVKVPADIKVTVPKLGDKRRLVELSERNARFYRQERFKQVKITDPDRHVNRIMTQMKQDLRLKQEPRHIECFDNSNIQGTNPVAACVVFKDGKPSKKDYRHFNIKTVEGPDDFASMEEVVFRRYKRLLEEGQSLPQLTVIDGGKGQLSSALKSLEVLGLRGKIAIVGIAKRLEEIYYPGDSVPLYLDKKSETLKILQHLRNEAHRFGITFHRNKRSNAAIGSELTNIEGVGQKTAEELLKEFRSVKRVKEAGLEEISGVIGEAKARKVYDYFH, encoded by the coding sequence ATGAGCACTACTTCCGTGGAAATACTACTCCAAACCCTGCCAAACGGTCCCGGCGTATATCAGTTTTACGACAAAGACGGGAAAATATTGTATGTGGGCAAGGCAAAAAACCTCAAAAAGCGGGTTTCTTCCTATTTTTATAAAAAGCACGAATACGGGAAAACACGTGTTCTGGTGAAAAAGGTGGCCGATATAAAACACATTGTGGTGCCCACCGAAACCGATGCGCTGCTTCTGGAAAACAATCTTATTAAAAAATACCAGCCCAGGTATAACGTCCTGCTCAAGGACGACAAGTCCTACCCGTGGATTTGTATAAAAAAAGAGCGTTTTCCCCGTATTTTTTCCACAAGACGGGTAATAAAGGACGGTTCTGAATATTTCGGGCCGTATACAAGCATGAAAACCATTCGTACCCTCCTTGAGCTTATCAAAGGGTTGTATCCGCTGAGGACGTGCAACTATGACCTGTCTGAAGCCAAAATAACGGCCGGGAAGTACAAGGTTTGCCTGGAGTACCACCTGGGGAACTGCAAGGGACCGTGCGAAGGGTTGCAGTCTGAAGGAGAATACGAAGCACAGGTAAGGGCAATACGGGAGATCATCAAGGGAAATTTCAAGGATTCCCTGCAAAGTTTCAGGGCGCGGATGAAGGCATTCGCAGACGACATGCAGTTTGAAGAGGCCCAGAAGATCAAGGAAAAGATTGAAATCCTGGAAAACTACCAGGCCAAGTCTACCATAGTGAACCCGAAAATCAGCAATGTGGATGTGTTTTCCGTGGTTTCCGATGAGAGTTATGGTTATGTCAACTTTTTACAGTTGTCATACGGGGCTATCATCCGTGCCCATACGATAGAAATGAAAAAGAAACTGCAGGAAACCGACGAGGAGTTGCTGGAACTGGCCATTACGGAGATCCGCCAGCGTTTTCATTCACAGTCGCGGGAGGTTTACGTTCCGTTCCCCGTAAAGGTTCCGGCCGACATCAAGGTTACGGTGCCCAAACTGGGGGACAAGCGAAGATTGGTGGAATTGTCCGAAAGAAATGCCCGCTTCTACCGCCAGGAACGCTTTAAGCAGGTAAAAATCACCGATCCGGACAGGCACGTCAACCGGATCATGACACAGATGAAGCAGGACCTGCGGTTAAAACAGGAACCACGCCATATAGAGTGTTTTGACAATTCCAATATACAGGGTACTAATCCGGTTGCGGCCTGTGTGGTTTTCAAAGACGGGAAGCCCAGTAAAAAGGATTATCGCCATTTTAATATCAAAACCGTGGAAGGCCCGGACGACTTTGCCTCGATGGAAGAAGTGGTATTCCGAAGGTACAAAAGACTTCTGGAAGAAGGACAATCCCTGCCGCAACTTACCGTTATAGATGGAGGTAAAGGACAGTTGTCCTCGGCATTGAAAAGCCTGGAGGTTCTTGGGCTCCGCGGAAAAATTGCTATAGTAGGCATTGCCAAACGGCTGGAGGAAATATACTATCCCGGAGATTCCGTTCCGCTGTACCTGGACAAAAAGTCAGAGACCCTGAAGATCCTCCAGCACCTCAGGAATGAAGCCCACCGTTTCGGGATCACCTTTCACAGGAACAAGCGTAGCAATGCGGCTATTGGCAGTGAGCTTACCAATATCGAAGGTGTGGGGCAAAAGACCGCAGAAGAGTTGTTAAAGGAGTTCCGTTCCGTAAAAAGGGTAAAAGAAGCAGGCCTGGAAGAGATCTCCGGGGTAATCGGGGAAGCAAAGGCCAGGAAGGTTTACGATTATTTTCACTAA